A part of Streptomyces sp. SLBN-31 genomic DNA contains:
- a CDS encoding 1-phosphofructokinase family hexose kinase gives MILTVTLNTALDITYRVRGLRPHASHRVSEVTERPGGKGLNVARVLAALGHEVTVTGFTGGATGRSVQERLTGTPRVVDALVPVGGPTRRTIAVVDERTGDTTQLNEPGPTVTPAEWAAFQEVYEDLLPSMSAVALCGSLPPGVPVGAYAGLVRTAKAAGVPVLLDTSGEPLRRGVAARPDLIKPNADELAELTGSHEPLRATQDVRRRGARAVVASLGKAGLLAAAPEGRWRAVPPAAVHGNPTGAGDSVVAGLLSGLVEQLPWPDRLARAVALSSATVLAQTAGEFDHTTYEDLLGRVTVSMETSAA, from the coding sequence CGCGTACGGGGTCTGCGCCCGCACGCCTCCCACCGGGTCTCCGAGGTCACCGAACGACCCGGCGGCAAGGGCCTGAACGTGGCCCGCGTGCTCGCGGCCCTCGGTCACGAGGTGACGGTCACCGGCTTCACGGGCGGCGCGACCGGCCGCAGCGTCCAGGAGCGGCTCACCGGCACGCCCCGGGTGGTGGACGCGCTCGTCCCGGTCGGCGGCCCGACCCGGCGCACGATCGCCGTGGTCGACGAGCGAACCGGCGACACGACCCAGCTCAACGAACCCGGCCCCACGGTCACACCCGCCGAGTGGGCGGCCTTCCAGGAGGTCTACGAGGACCTGCTGCCGTCGATGTCGGCGGTGGCCCTGTGCGGCAGCCTGCCGCCCGGGGTGCCGGTCGGCGCGTACGCGGGCCTGGTCCGCACGGCGAAGGCGGCCGGCGTCCCCGTGCTGCTCGACACCAGCGGGGAGCCGCTGCGCCGCGGGGTCGCCGCGCGCCCCGACCTGATCAAGCCCAACGCCGACGAACTGGCCGAACTCACCGGCTCCCACGAACCGCTGCGCGCCACGCAGGACGTGCGGCGCAGGGGTGCCCGGGCGGTGGTCGCCTCACTGGGCAAGGCGGGACTCCTGGCGGCGGCTCCCGAGGGCCGCTGGCGTGCCGTCCCACCGGCCGCCGTCCATGGCAACCCGACGGGCGCCGGCGACTCAGTGGTGGCGGGCCTGCTGTCCGGCCTGGTGGAGCAACTCCCCTGGCCGGACCGCCTGGCCCGCGCCGTCGCCCTGTCCTCGGCGACCGTACTGGCCCAGACGGCCGGCGAGTTCGACCACACGACCTACGAGGACCTGCTGGGCCGGGTAACCGTTTCGATGGAGACCAGTGCCGCATAA
- a CDS encoding carbohydrate-binding protein — MTSGNNGATTPEDDDPFGYLYADGQANGAQPPSGGGYGYPNSVNRVRAVGQRQYGQPAPGQQQTAAYGQAPQQQGAYGQSNAHYAAPETFPGGGAPTAPQQTGHGGGGGRRGPNTKGLLIGAIAVVAAVVIGIGVAMMNGNSDDKAGGGASPTPTTSQNTKPSQSPSNATSTDLPKTDAKDLQLGGGATRASDVKGAKSDGGTYVTGFNAVGSSITWTVDNIPAGGKYSVYVGYSVPGKDATATLTVNGTPSKTPVGLKNWAGAAQGDYEKGWTKTYNWVQLKKGTNTVNLSCGQGNQCDALIDQLWLVKGWVGS, encoded by the coding sequence ATGACGTCCGGCAACAACGGCGCCACTACGCCCGAGGACGACGACCCGTTCGGCTACCTCTACGCCGATGGGCAGGCCAACGGCGCCCAGCCGCCCTCCGGCGGCGGCTACGGCTACCCGAACTCCGTCAACCGGGTGCGTGCGGTCGGCCAGCGGCAGTACGGCCAGCCCGCCCCGGGGCAGCAGCAGACGGCCGCCTACGGGCAGGCGCCGCAGCAGCAGGGCGCCTACGGTCAGTCGAACGCCCACTACGCGGCGCCGGAGACGTTCCCCGGCGGCGGCGCCCCGACGGCGCCCCAGCAGACGGGTCACGGCGGGGGCGGCGGTCGCCGCGGGCCGAACACCAAGGGTCTGCTGATCGGCGCGATCGCCGTGGTCGCCGCGGTCGTCATCGGCATCGGCGTGGCGATGATGAACGGCAACTCGGACGACAAGGCGGGCGGCGGCGCCTCCCCGACCCCGACGACGTCCCAGAACACCAAGCCCAGCCAGTCCCCGAGCAACGCGACCTCGACGGACCTCCCGAAGACCGACGCGAAGGACCTCCAGCTGGGGGGCGGCGCGACCAGGGCCTCGGACGTCAAGGGCGCCAAGTCGGACGGCGGCACCTATGTGACGGGGTTCAACGCCGTCGGTTCCTCGATCACTTGGACCGTCGACAACATCCCTGCGGGCGGTAAGTACAGCGTCTACGTCGGTTACAGCGTTCCCGGCAAGGACGCCACTGCCACCCTCACGGTCAATGGCACGCCTTCCAAGACGCCCGTCGGCCTCAAGAACTGGGCCGGGGCCGCGCAAGGTGATTACGAGAAGGGCTGGACGAAGACGTACAACTGGGTCCAGCTCAAAAAGGGCACGAACACCGTCAATCTCTCGTGCGGGCAGGGCAACCAGTGCGACGCCCTGATCGACCAGCTGTGGTTGGTGAAGGGGTGGGTCGGTAGCTGA
- the cdgB gene encoding diguanylate cyclase CdgB — protein sequence METESEPYVRLATLRQLHQVMADMNTARSLADTLQTVADGVVTGLGYELACVNLVRPDGDLVVAAFAGNPAAEALITGRVGSRESWERRLSMGEHWGDLVFISHTEGWVLDDDDVPQWYTDGPAPRFEDEWHPSDRLFAPMYTPAAPGGSCGELIGVLSVDRPRNGRRPGAWGREALQMYAFQAAIAISNARLRSNMQRALVRLEREQQALRASEESFRQAFEYAPSGMAIAEMGGDQHGRILRTNDALCRLLGRPASAMRRYSFSDLVHPEDIGTLLRTSAEGGRAELRLGRRDGTYVWVSLRNSVVADAADGPRFLLTHVEDIEERKRRELQLAHRASHDSLTGLPNSAELRSRLSSRLCRRATHPGALESLDAAFGHPAYDVNGHGFDLRPGGTETFDAFDHHVHTVAPEGERDDGTKGLAVLFCDLDGFKSINDRFGHNAGDAVLIEVARRLTRGVRDGDTVARLGGDEFVVLADGLGRADAQDLAVRLRNEIIQPIRVDGRAMRVGASFGIGWAHCGMTADEVLKSADERMYVEKRSRPKQHRRAG from the coding sequence ATGGAGACCGAGTCGGAGCCCTACGTCCGCCTTGCGACCCTGCGGCAACTGCACCAGGTCATGGCCGACATGAACACCGCACGCAGTCTTGCGGACACGCTGCAGACCGTCGCCGACGGCGTCGTCACCGGACTCGGCTACGAGCTGGCGTGCGTCAACCTGGTCCGCCCCGACGGCGACCTCGTCGTCGCCGCGTTCGCGGGCAATCCCGCGGCCGAGGCACTGATCACCGGCCGCGTCGGCTCCCGCGAGTCCTGGGAGCGCCGGCTGAGCATGGGCGAACACTGGGGCGACCTGGTCTTCATATCGCACACCGAGGGCTGGGTCCTCGACGACGACGACGTGCCGCAGTGGTACACCGACGGGCCCGCGCCCCGCTTCGAGGACGAGTGGCACCCCTCCGACCGGCTCTTCGCCCCGATGTACACGCCCGCGGCGCCCGGCGGCTCCTGCGGTGAGCTGATCGGCGTGCTGTCCGTGGACCGGCCGCGCAACGGCCGCCGGCCGGGCGCGTGGGGACGCGAAGCGCTCCAGATGTACGCGTTCCAGGCCGCCATCGCGATCAGCAACGCGCGTCTTCGCTCCAACATGCAGCGGGCACTCGTCAGGCTCGAAAGGGAGCAGCAGGCGCTCAGGGCCAGCGAGGAGAGCTTCCGGCAGGCCTTCGAGTACGCCCCCTCCGGAATGGCCATCGCCGAGATGGGCGGCGACCAGCACGGCCGAATACTGCGGACCAACGACGCCCTGTGCCGGCTGCTCGGCCGGCCCGCCTCCGCGATGCGCCGCTACTCCTTCTCCGACCTCGTCCACCCCGAGGACATCGGCACGCTGCTGCGGACCTCCGCCGAGGGCGGACGCGCGGAACTGCGGCTGGGCCGCCGGGACGGCACGTACGTGTGGGTCTCGCTGCGCAACAGTGTCGTCGCGGACGCCGCCGACGGGCCGCGGTTCCTGCTCACCCACGTCGAGGACATAGAGGAGCGCAAGCGCCGCGAGCTGCAGCTCGCCCACCGCGCCTCCCACGACTCCCTCACCGGCCTGCCGAACTCCGCCGAGCTGCGCTCGCGCCTGTCCTCGCGGCTGTGCCGGCGCGCCACCCACCCCGGTGCCCTGGAGTCCCTGGACGCGGCCTTCGGGCACCCCGCCTACGACGTCAACGGCCACGGCTTCGACCTCCGGCCGGGCGGCACCGAGACCTTCGACGCCTTCGACCACCATGTGCACACCGTCGCCCCCGAGGGCGAGCGCGACGACGGCACCAAGGGGCTCGCGGTCCTCTTCTGCGACCTCGACGGCTTCAAGTCGATCAACGACCGGTTCGGGCACAACGCCGGTGACGCGGTCCTCATCGAGGTCGCCCGGCGGCTGACCCGGGGCGTGCGCGACGGCGACACGGTGGCCCGGCTCGGCGGTGACGAGTTCGTCGTCCTCGCCGACGGCCTCGGCCGCGCCGACGCCCAGGACCTGGCCGTACGCCTGCGCAACGAGATCATCCAGCCCATCCGCGTCGACGGGCGGGCCATGCGGGTCGGCGCCAGCTTCGGCATCGGGTGGGCGCACTGCGGAATGACTGCGGACGAAGTGTTGAAGTCTGCCGACGAGCGGATGTACGTAGAGAAACGATCTCGTCCCAAACAGCACAGACGGGCCGGGTGA
- a CDS encoding flavin reductase family protein, with translation MLKTPLAASPITAEPASGHAEGVSNDEFRAAMSRLAAGVVLVTAQEPPLDPDDPTAPAGEDVGMTATAFLSVSLDPPLVLVSLRTGARMDDLLDEQPLWAVSVLSESQRHIAGRFAMKGRISDRLMFEDIPYVRGKATNAPLVGGALATLECRTEQRVTAGDHTLVIGRVLTADVPSATGGPLTYFRGRYRQLG, from the coding sequence GTGCTGAAGACTCCCCTTGCCGCATCCCCGATCACTGCCGAGCCCGCCTCCGGGCATGCTGAGGGGGTGAGCAACGACGAGTTCCGCGCCGCCATGTCCCGGCTGGCCGCCGGCGTGGTCCTGGTGACCGCGCAGGAGCCGCCGCTGGACCCCGACGACCCGACGGCGCCGGCCGGCGAGGACGTCGGCATGACGGCCACGGCGTTCCTGTCGGTCTCCCTCGACCCGCCCCTGGTCCTGGTCAGCCTGCGCACCGGCGCCCGCATGGACGACCTCCTCGACGAACAGCCCCTGTGGGCGGTCTCGGTCCTCTCGGAGAGCCAGCGCCACATCGCCGGCCGCTTCGCGATGAAGGGCCGCATCAGCGACCGCCTCATGTTCGAGGACATCCCGTACGTCCGCGGAAAGGCCACGAACGCCCCCTTGGTGGGCGGCGCGCTGGCCACCCTGGAGTGCCGCACCGAGCAGCGGGTGACCGCCGGGGACCACACCCTGGTGATCGGTCGCGTCCTGACTGCGGACGTGCCGAGCGCGACCGGCGGCCCGCTGACGTATTTCCGGGGGCGCTACCGGCAGCTGGGCTGA
- a CDS encoding sigma-70 family RNA polymerase sigma factor has protein sequence MSDNRIPSHNEFLARRFEAHRPHLRAVAYRMLGSAAEADDAVQETWFRLSRSDTAGVENLGGWLTTVVGRVCLDMLRSRRSRAEEPLEPLAGHARVADVSGGADPEQHAVLADSVGVALLVVLETLTPAERLAFVLHDLFAVPYEEVGEIVGRSPVAARQLASRARRRVQGADRVRGGDPGRRRAVVDAFLAAAREGDFEALVALLDPDVVARSDAGVNTGAVAVAKGASSFRHFAAVARPALVDGATGLAVYVDGRLDRTLAFAFVGDRIAGIDIVTSPERVAECEVTLL, from the coding sequence ATGAGCGACAACCGGATTCCCTCGCACAACGAATTCCTCGCCCGGCGCTTCGAGGCGCACCGCCCGCATCTGCGTGCCGTCGCCTACCGCATGCTCGGCTCGGCCGCCGAGGCCGACGACGCGGTGCAGGAGACGTGGTTCCGGCTGAGCCGTTCCGACACGGCCGGGGTGGAGAACCTCGGGGGATGGCTGACGACCGTCGTCGGACGGGTGTGTCTCGACATGCTGCGCTCGCGCAGGTCGCGCGCGGAGGAGCCGCTGGAGCCGTTGGCGGGGCACGCGCGCGTGGCGGACGTCTCCGGCGGGGCCGACCCCGAGCAGCACGCGGTGCTCGCCGACTCGGTGGGCGTGGCGCTGCTGGTCGTACTGGAGACGCTGACGCCCGCCGAGCGGCTGGCGTTCGTGCTGCACGACCTGTTCGCGGTGCCGTACGAGGAGGTCGGGGAGATCGTGGGGCGCAGCCCCGTGGCGGCCAGGCAGCTCGCGAGCCGGGCGCGCAGGCGGGTGCAGGGGGCCGACCGGGTGCGGGGCGGCGATCCCGGGCGGCGGCGGGCCGTCGTGGACGCCTTCCTCGCCGCCGCGCGGGAAGGCGACTTCGAGGCGCTGGTCGCGCTGCTGGATCCGGATGTCGTCGCCCGCAGCGATGCCGGCGTGAACACGGGAGCGGTGGCGGTCGCCAAGGGCGCGTCCAGCTTCCGGCACTTCGCGGCCGTGGCGCGGCCCGCGCTGGTCGACGGCGCCACCGGACTGGCCGTGTACGTCGACGGACGCCTGGACCGCACGCTGGCCTTCGCGTTCGTGGGGGACAGGATCGCCGGCATCGACATCGTGACCTCCCCGGAGCGCGTCGCCGAGTGCGAGGTGACCCTCCTCTAG
- the arfB gene encoding alternative ribosome rescue aminoacyl-tRNA hydrolase ArfB, whose translation MSGPYFIRGSVSLPEAELLWRFSRSSGPGGQHVNTSDSQVELRFDLARTEALPEVWKARALERLAGRLVDGVIAVRASEHRSQWRNREAAAVRLAALLAEATAPPPKPRRPTRIPRGINERRLREKKQRSDTKRGRTGRDWS comes from the coding sequence ATGTCCGGTCCCTACTTCATCCGCGGCTCCGTCTCGCTCCCCGAGGCCGAGCTCCTGTGGCGTTTCTCGCGCTCCTCGGGGCCCGGCGGTCAGCACGTCAACACCAGTGACTCCCAGGTGGAGCTGCGATTCGACCTGGCCCGGACCGAGGCGCTGCCGGAGGTGTGGAAGGCGCGGGCGCTGGAGCGGCTCGCGGGGCGGCTCGTCGACGGCGTGATCGCCGTCCGCGCGTCCGAGCACCGCTCGCAGTGGCGCAACCGCGAGGCCGCGGCCGTACGCCTTGCCGCGCTGCTGGCCGAGGCGACGGCGCCGCCGCCCAAGCCGCGCCGCCCGACCCGTATCCCGCGGGGTATCAACGAGCGCCGGCTGCGGGAGAAGAAGCAGCGCTCCGACACGAAGCGGGGGCGTACGGGCCGCGACTGGTCCTAG
- a CDS encoding TerD family protein has protein sequence MAVSLSKGGNVSLTKEAPGLTAVTVGLGWDVRTTTGTDFDLDASAIAVNTQGKVYSDAHFVFFNNKQTPDNTIVHTGDNRTGEGAGDDEAINVNLAALPADIDKIVFPVSIYDAENRSQNFGQVRNAYIRIVNQAGGAEIARYDLSEDAATETAMVFGELYRNGAEWKFRAVGQGYASGLVGIAQDFGVNV, from the coding sequence ATGGCTGTAAGCCTGTCCAAGGGTGGCAACGTCTCGCTCACCAAGGAGGCTCCGGGCCTGACCGCCGTCACCGTGGGCCTCGGCTGGGACGTCCGCACCACCACCGGCACGGACTTCGACCTCGACGCCTCGGCCATCGCGGTCAACACGCAGGGCAAGGTCTACTCGGACGCCCACTTCGTGTTCTTCAACAACAAGCAGACCCCGGACAACACCATCGTCCACACCGGCGACAACCGCACGGGCGAGGGCGCGGGCGACGACGAGGCGATCAACGTCAACCTGGCGGCCCTCCCGGCCGACATCGACAAGATCGTCTTCCCGGTCTCGATCTACGACGCGGAGAACCGCTCGCAGAACTTCGGCCAGGTCCGCAACGCCTACATCCGCATCGTCAACCAGGCCGGCGGCGCCGAGATCGCCCGCTACGACCTCTCCGAGGACGCGGCCACGGAGACGGCGATGGTCTTCGGCGAGCTGTACCGCAACGGCGCGGAGTGGAAGTTCCGCGCCGTGGGCCAGGGCTACGCGTCCGGCCTGGTGGGCATCGCGCAGGACTTCGGCGTCAACGTCTGA
- a CDS encoding DUF397 domain-containing protein, giving the protein MIRKAPIGDASELAWFKSSYSGGTNGESCVEVANTPAAIHVRDSKHATAGPRLAFAPAAWTVFVSQA; this is encoded by the coding sequence ATGATTCGCAAGGCCCCCATCGGGGACGCCTCCGAACTGGCGTGGTTCAAGAGCAGCTACAGCGGCGGCACGAACGGCGAGTCCTGCGTCGAGGTCGCCAACACCCCCGCCGCGATCCACGTCCGCGACTCCAAGCACGCCACGGCCGGCCCCCGCCTGGCCTTCGCCCCGGCGGCCTGGACGGTGTTCGTCTCGCAGGCGTGA
- a CDS encoding helix-turn-helix transcriptional regulator produces MSVDAEAGRLRSEADEPGWEVDPDDEWGVAVIATVGRQLKLRREAVGMRAADFGKAVGYGEDLVYKIEGGKRIPRQEYLDRADEVLGAGGLISATWEDVKKVRYPKKVRELGKLEAQAVEIGVYECNIIAGLLQTPEHARAVIGAAQPPYSPDDVERMVAARLARQSVFDRDPAPSIHFVLEEAPLRRQVGGTMMWRRQLERLLEAGRLNNVTLQVMPTNTDPHPGLDGRIELLKFPDGTAVARADGWFNGRPTNDPKQLRVIELQYGIIRAQALPPRESLTFVEQLLGET; encoded by the coding sequence ATGTCGGTGGACGCGGAGGCGGGACGGCTCAGGTCCGAGGCGGACGAGCCGGGTTGGGAGGTCGACCCGGACGACGAGTGGGGCGTCGCGGTCATCGCCACGGTCGGGCGGCAGCTCAAGCTGCGGCGCGAGGCCGTGGGGATGCGCGCCGCGGACTTCGGCAAGGCCGTCGGGTACGGCGAGGACCTCGTCTACAAGATCGAGGGCGGGAAGAGGATTCCCCGGCAGGAGTACCTGGACAGGGCGGACGAGGTGTTGGGGGCCGGGGGGCTTATTTCGGCGACCTGGGAGGACGTGAAGAAGGTCCGGTACCCGAAGAAGGTGCGGGAGCTGGGCAAGCTGGAGGCTCAGGCGGTCGAGATCGGGGTCTACGAGTGCAACATCATCGCCGGGTTGCTCCAGACGCCGGAGCATGCCCGGGCGGTCATCGGGGCGGCGCAGCCGCCGTACTCGCCGGACGACGTGGAACGCATGGTGGCGGCTCGTCTGGCCCGGCAGTCGGTCTTCGACCGGGACCCGGCCCCATCGATCCACTTCGTGCTGGAAGAGGCACCGCTGCGTCGCCAAGTCGGGGGCACAATGATGTGGCGACGGCAGCTCGAACGTCTGCTGGAGGCGGGCCGGTTGAACAACGTCACGCTTCAGGTCATGCCGACCAACACCGACCCCCATCCGGGGTTGGACGGCAGGATCGAGTTGTTGAAGTTCCCGGACGGGACAGCCGTGGCCCGCGCAGACGGTTGGTTCAATGGCCGACCGACCAATGATCCGAAACAGCTGCGTGTCATCGAACTGCAATATGGGATTATCCGGGCGCAGGCTCTCCCGCCAAGGGAGTCGCTTACCTTCGTTGAGCAACTGCTGGGAGAAACATGA
- a CDS encoding ATP-binding protein encodes MNEESPTPIRNFSVQLSPTPRGARLARLLATEQLRAWGLPLDPAEHIVAELAANAVTHGRVPGRDFRLTLYVVADTLRIEVTDTRGDRMPCAELPDCEAESGRGLVLVDALADKWGVVPGLSPRKTVWAEIRLDRNTANRAPVEPYSGGTGRLFQERTR; translated from the coding sequence GTGAACGAGGAATCCCCCACCCCGATCCGCAACTTCAGCGTGCAGCTCTCCCCCACCCCGCGGGGAGCGCGCCTGGCGAGGCTGCTGGCCACAGAACAACTCCGAGCCTGGGGGCTGCCGTTGGACCCCGCGGAGCACATCGTGGCGGAGCTGGCGGCGAACGCGGTGACGCACGGCCGCGTACCGGGCCGCGACTTCCGCCTGACGCTCTACGTGGTCGCCGACACCCTGCGCATCGAGGTCACGGACACACGGGGTGACCGTATGCCGTGCGCCGAACTCCCCGACTGCGAAGCCGAGTCGGGTCGCGGCCTCGTACTGGTCGACGCGCTCGCGGACAAGTGGGGGGTCGTGCCGGGGCTGTCACCGCGCAAGACGGTATGGGCCGAGATCCGCCTCGACCGGAACACGGCGAACCGTGCTCCGGTGGAACCGTATTCCGGCGGCACGGGCCGCCTATTCCAAGAAAGAACCCGGTGA
- a CDS encoding helix-turn-helix domain-containing protein: MDTKNPSAPPHAQSRVAANKHPIRRHSETGGLVHEHTRHTTRFTVIGNHLAQHPELSLLAIGLATHIQSLPQRAHVDIKTLAAPFPEGATRIAAALRELEAHGYLRRERRRVSGGRIVTRTVSCNRPDHRADDHAPRPRHTRPKRESAPKPLPPVPLPAYPVPALIEQATKILATLRTHDRRLLLSEQDTAHLAPDVAAWLERDVTPTTVREALTTALPAEPLCRPAALLAHRLTAQLPPPPPVRTPAPPPTVRHPLHNCDGCDRAFRSPVPGRCGDCRSDLTEAA; encoded by the coding sequence ATGGACACGAAAAACCCTAGCGCGCCCCCGCACGCCCAGTCCCGCGTTGCGGCCAACAAACACCCGATCCGGCGGCATTCCGAAACCGGCGGCCTGGTCCACGAGCACACCCGCCACACCACACGCTTCACGGTGATCGGCAACCACCTGGCTCAGCACCCGGAGCTGTCGCTGCTGGCCATCGGCCTGGCCACGCACATCCAGTCGCTGCCCCAGCGCGCCCACGTCGACATCAAGACACTCGCCGCCCCCTTCCCCGAGGGGGCGACCCGTATCGCGGCCGCCTTGCGCGAGCTGGAAGCCCACGGCTACCTGCGCCGCGAACGCAGACGTGTCTCGGGCGGCCGTATCGTCACGCGCACGGTCTCCTGCAACCGGCCGGACCACCGCGCCGACGACCACGCCCCGCGCCCCAGGCACACCCGTCCGAAGAGGGAGTCCGCGCCGAAACCCCTCCCCCCGGTGCCGCTCCCCGCCTACCCCGTCCCCGCTCTCATCGAGCAGGCCACGAAGATCCTCGCGACCCTCCGCACCCACGACAGACGCCTCCTGCTCAGCGAGCAGGACACGGCCCACCTGGCCCCGGACGTGGCCGCCTGGCTGGAACGGGACGTGACCCCCACGACCGTACGAGAAGCCCTCACCACGGCCCTCCCCGCAGAACCCCTGTGCCGTCCGGCCGCCCTGCTGGCCCACCGCCTGACGGCCCAGCTCCCGCCCCCGCCACCCGTGCGGACTCCCGCGCCACCGCCGACCGTCCGCCACCCTCTCCACAACTGCGACGGCTGCGACCGCGCCTTCCGCTCGCCCGTTCCTGGACGCTGTGGTGACTGCCGATCCGATCTCACCGAGGCCGCCTAG
- a CDS encoding Uma2 family endonuclease has translation MTIAPDEARHGASHLYRVMRDFVHSTDDTLPGKFEITKEGIVLDMMSPSKPHELTVLRVRQRLEKVMPEELVAHTGEPDVEDEPEGVMRRPDVMVISEAEMEGDGSFDPRSLVAAVEIVSRSNPDNDWVSKLRDYPLIGVPVYAIFDPRTGTGAVLTDIHPTPDGPRYATRKDFVYGEDVTIGDWTISTDDLPRYQPIGR, from the coding sequence ATGACCATCGCCCCGGACGAAGCGCGGCACGGCGCATCCCACCTCTACCGGGTCATGCGGGATTTCGTGCACTCCACGGACGACACCCTTCCCGGCAAGTTCGAGATCACCAAGGAAGGGATCGTCCTCGACATGATGTCGCCCTCGAAGCCGCACGAACTCACCGTGCTGCGCGTCCGGCAGCGCCTGGAGAAGGTGATGCCCGAGGAGCTGGTGGCCCATACGGGTGAGCCCGACGTCGAGGACGAACCCGAGGGCGTCATGCGACGTCCCGACGTCATGGTGATCAGCGAGGCGGAGATGGAGGGAGACGGTTCCTTCGACCCCCGCTCTCTCGTCGCCGCCGTGGAGATCGTCTCGCGCTCGAACCCGGACAATGACTGGGTCTCCAAGCTGCGCGACTACCCCCTGATCGGCGTCCCCGTCTACGCGATCTTCGACCCCCGCACCGGCACCGGGGCCGTCCTCACCGACATCCACCCCACCCCCGACGGCCCCCGCTACGCCACCCGCAAGGACTTCGTCTACGGGGAGGACGTCACGATCGGCGACTGGACGATCTCGACCGACGACCTGCCGCGTTACCAGCCCATCGGCCGGTAG
- a CDS encoding FMN-binding protein — MRKKHPFRHALLATAGAVSGIVLLIALKPTTDPGLAQAATPAPKLTAQASASPSASAHSASASPSPSQTPGKKRTPSSSARPSHSTSAAPTRTSSAPFAPKTTSAAPTTRTVTGATAQTKYGPVQVRITLTGSRITSASAVQYPDETARSKDINATAVPKLDQETLRAQSARIDTVSGATYTSTGYRQSLQSALDKAGA; from the coding sequence GTGAGGAAGAAGCATCCGTTCCGCCATGCCCTGCTGGCCACCGCCGGCGCCGTTTCCGGCATCGTGCTGCTGATCGCGCTGAAGCCGACCACCGACCCGGGACTCGCGCAGGCGGCCACCCCCGCGCCCAAGCTCACGGCACAGGCCTCCGCGTCCCCCTCGGCGTCCGCGCACTCCGCGTCCGCTTCTCCCTCGCCGTCGCAGACGCCCGGGAAGAAGCGCACCCCGTCGTCCTCCGCGCGGCCGTCGCACTCCACGTCGGCCGCCCCCACGCGGACCAGCAGCGCCCCCTTCGCCCCGAAGACCACCTCGGCCGCACCCACGACCCGTACCGTCACCGGGGCCACGGCCCAGACCAAGTACGGGCCCGTCCAGGTGCGGATCACTCTCACCGGCAGCAGGATCACCTCGGCGAGCGCGGTTCAGTACCCGGACGAGACCGCCCGCAGCAAGGACATCAACGCGACGGCCGTCCCCAAGCTCGACCAGGAGACGTTGCGGGCGCAGAGCGCGCGGATCGACACCGTGTCCGGGGCGACGTACACCAGCACGGGCTACAGGCAGTCGCTGCAGAGCGCGTTGGACAAGGCCGGCGCCTGA
- a CDS encoding GNAT family N-acetyltransferase, which translates to MILERLVPTDGALPGELLTELTALYASNRAFHALSGEFPDPDDIRPEQVATALADDLAHPDAEVLLARSEGRLVGIAITLAHHPDPADPDPWIGLLMVDATLHGRGHGRQFATLVEDGFRRAGRTAVRLAVLENNPKALAFWTTLGYEVIDHRPDRDLGRPCAVLRKELTNPPV; encoded by the coding sequence ATGATCCTCGAACGACTCGTGCCGACGGACGGCGCCCTCCCCGGAGAGCTCCTGACCGAGCTGACCGCCCTGTACGCCTCCAACCGCGCGTTCCACGCGCTCAGCGGCGAGTTCCCGGACCCGGACGACATCCGTCCGGAGCAGGTGGCGACCGCACTGGCCGACGACCTGGCGCACCCGGACGCCGAGGTCCTGCTCGCCCGCAGCGAGGGCCGGCTGGTCGGCATCGCCATCACCCTGGCCCACCACCCCGACCCGGCCGACCCGGACCCGTGGATCGGCCTGCTGATGGTGGACGCGACCCTGCACGGGAGGGGCCACGGACGGCAGTTCGCCACGCTCGTCGAGGACGGCTTCCGACGGGCCGGCCGCACCGCGGTCCGCCTCGCCGTCCTGGAGAACAACCCCAAGGCCCTCGCCTTCTGGACCACCCTCGGCTACGAGGTCATCGACCACCGCCCGGACCGCGACCTCGGCCGCCCGTGCGCGGTGCTGCGCAAGGAACTGACCAACCCGCCCGTGTGA